The Candidatus Cloacimonadota bacterium genome has a segment encoding these proteins:
- the amrA gene encoding AmmeMemoRadiSam system protein A produces the protein MTRKSSIDLGLDDRQQQILLAVVKETVHAKLSGKKLPKYNFEDRIFHEKRGAFVTLHKHSQLRGCIGYIVGIAPLLETIQRMAIASAFEDPRFPSLEKEEFKYLNIEISVLTPLKKVKDISEIEIGRDGLLIKKGFYQGLLLPQVAEEEGWDVETFLKHTCLKAGLYPDVWKEKDTTIEKFSAQIFSQDVEKILDIKAIQKKFNSDKSVRE, from the coding sequence ATGACAAGAAAATCAAGTATAGATTTAGGATTAGATGATAGGCAGCAGCAGATTTTACTCGCTGTTGTAAAAGAGACCGTTCATGCAAAATTGTCTGGCAAGAAATTGCCAAAATATAATTTTGAAGACAGAATATTTCATGAAAAAAGAGGCGCTTTTGTTACTCTACACAAGCACAGTCAATTACGGGGCTGTATCGGTTATATTGTTGGAATTGCTCCACTTTTAGAAACTATTCAGAGAATGGCAATTGCTTCTGCATTTGAAGACCCCAGGTTTCCATCTTTAGAAAAAGAGGAATTTAAATATTTAAATATAGAAATTTCTGTATTAACACCTCTGAAAAAAGTAAAAGATATTTCTGAAATAGAAATTGGCAGAGATGGATTGCTTATAAAAAAAGGATTTTATCAGGGATTGCTGTTGCCTCAGGTTGCAGAAGAGGAAGGATGGGATGTTGAAACCTTTCTGAAACATACCTGTTTGAAGGCGGGATTATATCCTGATGTGTGGAAAGAAAAAGACACAACTATAGAGAAGTTTTCCGCTCAGATATTTTCGCAGGATGTTGAGAAAATTCTTGACATAAAGGCGATACAAAAGAAATTTAACTCTGATAAGTCGGTGCGGGAATAG
- the amrB gene encoding AmmeMemoRadiSam system protein B, protein MINKIRKPVVAGQFYTANPHKLKTEIDSYFNNVKLEKKYENVFAIISPHAGYVFSGQTAAYGYKCLKGKNFDTVIVIAPSHNPIEFSVSVCDCDFYQTPLGNIPVDKEIVEELLKSDVIGYSEMAHRSEHSLEVQLPFLQTALVEFKLVPILIGYQSLKISENLTEILYQTFKGLNKKILFVISTDLSHYHSAETAKVLDDKVIDAVKKMDAELLDKYIRSGKAEACGFGCVETGILLAKKFGIDNADILNYSHSGMIFGDYSQVVGYLSAIFY, encoded by the coding sequence ATGATTAATAAAATTAGAAAGCCAGTAGTTGCAGGTCAATTCTATACAGCAAATCCGCATAAGCTAAAAACGGAAATAGATAGTTATTTTAACAATGTCAAATTAGAGAAGAAATACGAAAATGTTTTTGCGATAATTTCACCTCATGCTGGTTATGTTTTTTCTGGCCAAACTGCTGCTTATGGCTACAAATGTTTGAAAGGAAAGAATTTTGACACTGTAATCGTAATAGCACCTTCTCACAATCCTATAGAATTTTCTGTGTCTGTTTGTGATTGTGATTTTTATCAAACACCTTTAGGGAATATTCCAGTTGATAAGGAAATCGTAGAAGAATTGTTGAAAAGTGATGTTATTGGCTATTCAGAAATGGCACATAGAAGTGAGCATTCTTTAGAAGTTCAGTTACCGTTTTTGCAAACTGCTCTGGTTGAATTCAAATTAGTACCAATACTTATTGGATACCAATCACTAAAAATCAGTGAGAACTTGACAGAGATTCTCTATCAAACCTTCAAAGGTTTAAACAAGAAAATTCTATTTGTAATCAGCACAGATTTGTCACATTATCATAGTGCAGAGACTGCCAAAGTGTTAGATGATAAAGTGATTGATGCTGTAAAGAAGATGGATGCAGAGCTGTTAGATAAATATATCCGTTCTGGAAAAGCAGAAGCATGTGGATTTGGGTGTGTAGAGACGGGAATTCTGTTGGCAAAGAAGTTTGGGATTGATAATGCTGATATTCTAAACTACAGTCATTCTGGAATGATATTTGGAGATTACTCTCAGGTTGTTGGATATCTCTCAGCAATTTTTTATTAA
- the mrdA gene encoding penicillin-binding protein 2 translates to MIFKTFKKADYIFCLVIGIFVILLYSLFKIQVIEGKNYKEIAEKNYFRIIKKCSKRGIIYDRNLQPCLENIPSLSVYINIEKIKDKDRLADFLAKNLSITKDRVLSIIYQNRFRKFAPILIDENISLATAIKFEENIDFFPSIIVKSESRRNYLYHNHFLGYVGKISKEEYNLMKEDEYDKTDYVGKVGLEKFYEKKLKGKKGYDIIQVDATGNSLELIKGDLSKAPTAGKDLVLTVDIDLQKELTGLLPEDLSSAAVVMDCKTGGIIASASTPYYNQNMFVSGMNYEYWNSIVNDKNKPLINKLCNATYPPGSIFKLVVAAYILEKKLVNPYEILVDCKGGLEYGGRFFGCWKKKGHGPVNMLDAIRESCDTYFYKLAEMIDLDDFKKFVDDCELTCKTGIDIASERKGFFPTSYWYDENYSEFGWTRGNLLNLAIGQGEVLVTPLSIARFYSAIAHGGILLQPHFLDYYLSEGKKEKVEYNEVNLSISQEVLEFLMLALDEAVNAKGRTGGKARVKGIRVGGKTGSAENYKGDTHAWFAAIAPLPNPEITVVVFIENGGSGANAAASLAGKIMACYFNKEPILKY, encoded by the coding sequence ATGATATTTAAAACATTTAAAAAAGCGGATTATATTTTTTGTTTGGTTATTGGCATTTTTGTAATTCTTCTTTATTCTTTATTTAAGATTCAGGTAATAGAGGGGAAAAATTATAAAGAAATTGCTGAAAAGAATTATTTTAGAATTATAAAGAAGTGTTCTAAACGAGGAATTATTTATGATAGAAATCTCCAGCCCTGCTTAGAAAATATACCTTCATTATCAGTTTACATAAATATTGAAAAAATAAAGGATAAGGACAGGTTAGCTGATTTTTTAGCCAAGAATTTATCTATAACTAAAGACAGGGTGCTTAGTATAATTTATCAAAATCGTTTCAGGAAATTTGCTCCGATACTGATTGATGAAAATATTAGCTTGGCAACTGCTATCAAGTTTGAAGAAAATATTGATTTTTTCCCTTCAATTATAGTGAAATCAGAAAGCAGAAGAAATTATCTTTATCATAATCATTTTTTAGGATATGTTGGTAAAATATCTAAAGAAGAATATAACCTTATGAAAGAAGATGAATATGATAAGACTGATTATGTCGGCAAAGTGGGTTTGGAAAAGTTTTATGAAAAGAAATTAAAGGGTAAAAAAGGATATGATATTATTCAAGTTGATGCAACGGGAAATTCATTAGAATTAATAAAGGGAGACCTTTCCAAAGCGCCCACAGCTGGCAAAGATTTGGTTCTTACTGTTGATATTGATTTGCAAAAAGAGTTGACAGGTTTGCTTCCAGAAGATTTATCCAGTGCAGCGGTTGTTATGGACTGCAAGACTGGTGGTATCATTGCTTCAGCAAGCACGCCTTATTATAATCAAAATATGTTCGTTTCCGGTATGAATTATGAATATTGGAATAGTATAGTAAATGATAAGAATAAACCTCTTATTAATAAACTCTGTAATGCTACATATCCGCCAGGCTCAATTTTTAAGTTAGTAGTTGCTGCTTATATACTTGAAAAAAAACTTGTGAATCCGTATGAAATTCTTGTAGATTGCAAGGGTGGTTTAGAATACGGAGGCAGGTTTTTTGGATGCTGGAAGAAAAAGGGGCATGGACCAGTAAATATGCTTGACGCAATCAGAGAATCGTGTGACACTTACTTCTATAAATTAGCTGAAATGATAGACCTTGATGATTTCAAAAAGTTTGTTGATGATTGCGAACTAACTTGTAAGACTGGAATTGACATCGCAAGTGAGCGGAAAGGATTTTTCCCCACTTCATACTGGTATGATGAAAATTACAGCGAATTTGGCTGGACGCGAGGCAATCTTCTTAATTTAGCAATAGGGCAGGGAGAAGTTTTAGTAACTCCCCTTTCTATTGCTCGGTTTTATTCAGCTATTGCCCATGGTGGAATTTTGCTTCAGCCTCATTTTCTTGACTATTATCTTTCTGAAGGCAAAAAAGAAAAGGTTGAATACAATGAAGTTAATCTATCGATAAGTCAAGAGGTATTAGAATTTCTCATGTTGGCATTGGATGAGGCTGTTAATGCCAAAGGAAGAACCGGTGGCAAGGCTCGCGTCAAAGGGATTAGAGTTGGCGGTAAAACAGGTTCAGCAGAAAATTATAAAGGTGATACTCATGCCTGGTTTGCTGCTATTGCACCATTGCCAAATCCTGAAATAACAGTTGTAGTTTTTATTGAAAATGGTGGTTCCGGAGCCAATGCTGCAGCTTCTTTGGCAGGAAAGATTATGGCATGTTATTTTAATAAAGAACCTATCTTGAAGTATTAA